The nucleotide window CCTCCACCCGCAGGGCCAGCTCGGAGAAGTCGAGCGACCGGAAGCCGATCTCCCGCAACTGCGTCGCGTCGTCCGCGGGCAGCTCCTTGTCCTGGTTCTTCAGCACCTGAGCCATGAGGTCGCGGATCTGCGCGCGACTCAATTCGTTCATGCGCCGCAGTCTACAACCCAACGAATGGATATCCGATTTCCCGGTAGGCCCGGGTAAGGTGCCTCGACCCGACGTGAACGGCGAGGAAAGCGAGACGTACGTGCTGCGCGAAGCGACGACGGACGACGTTCATCTGATGTTGTCCTGGCGTAATCAGGAAACCAATCGACAGGTCAGCAAGACCAGTCACGAGATCACCGCCGAGGAGCACGCCCGGTGGTGGTCGACGGTCCGCGACGACAGGTCGCGGCGAGTCCTGGTGTACGTCCGCGACGACCGGCCCTGCGGTGTGGTCACCTTCTTCGACCTGCGGTTGGATGGCCCTCGCACCGGCGCGTGGGGCTTCTATCTGGACGCCGACGGGCTGGCCGGGCGGGACGAGACGCTGCCGGCCTGGCTGGGGGTCATGCGGGAGGCCGTCGAGTACGCCTTCGACGGGCTGCACCTGGACCGGCTCGACGGCGAGGTGCTCGGCCACAATACCGTCGTACGACAGATGAACCGACGTTTCCGATTTGTCGAGGGGACACCACGACAGGAGCTGTCCGACGGTCGGGAAATCACCGTCATCCCGATTTCCCTGGCTCGGGCAGACCGCCGTCAGCGCTGATTGCCGGACACTTCTCCGCAATGGACCGGAACCATTAACCGGCCGTGCTCCCGGTGGACATCCGCCGTTCACGAATAGCGGTGTCCACCGGGGCGCGGCGGATCAGACCCGCCGCCAGGCCGCCCAGTGCTGCGCCGGGTTGCCACCGAGTCGAACGAAGCCGTACGCCGTGCCGTTCCAGTCGTCGGCCTGCCCGGGCGCCCAGCGGGCGAACACCACCTGCGCCGCGGCCGGCGGCTGCCCGACGCCGAACCACCGGACGTCGGTCCAGGTCACCTGGTGGCTGAGGTTGAACCGCAGGACGTAGTGCACGCCGGTCGAGGCCCACACCCGCTCGCCGGGGCGTACGCCGACGTCGGCCACCCGGGGTGTCGGCGCGGTGCTCGCGGCGGCCGGTTGCACGATCCGCTTGTCGATCACCTGCATGGTGACGAGGTTGACCACCACGAGGGCGCCGAGGATCGGCAGCCGCAGGCGGGGCACCCGGACCGCGGCGACGAGCAGCGCACAGCCGGCGATGCCGACCAGTGAGCCGACCACCGGTCGCAACTCCCGCCAGCCCCCGGTCAACGCCACCAGGTCCGGCGCGCTGAAACCGCCGTAGCGCAGCTGGTGGCCCTGGCTGGCCACGTACGCGAGTCGGGCCGCGACAAGCGCGCCGCCACCGACCAGCAGCGCCACCGCGACGGCCGCCCGGCGCAGCACCACCCGCCACCCGGCGGTGAACAGCACTCCCAGCCCGACCAGCAGCCAGAACGGCGCGAGCATCTGCACGTAGCGGCCGTAGATCGCGTCCAGCGGTTTGCCGGTGATGCCGGACAGGATCACCGACGCGCCGCCGGCCACCCCGACGGTCACCACAAGCGCCACACCCATCGTCCAGCGGGCCGCGTCGCCGTGCCGTGGGCGCCACAGCTCGCGCACAGCGCCGGCCCAGGCCACCCCGGCCATCCCGAACGTGATCACCACGAGGTACCAGAGCTGGGTGGTGACCGCGGCGCCCACCCGGACCACGCCCTGGGCGGAGGCGATCGCCTCGACCATGCTGCCGCCGGGGGCGCTGCCGAGCAGGTAGACCTTGCCGCCGAGGTAACGGATGGCGGCCTCGTTGACGAGCGCCATGGCGAGTACCGGCAGCAGCGCCGCGAGCACCACGGGCGGGCTGATCCGGCGGCGGACGAACAGCAGCAGGACCAGCCCGGCGTGCACGGCCACGATCACCAGGCCACGGGAGTGCAGCAGGTGGAACCCGCCGACCAGCAGGCCGACGGTGGCGGCGGCGAGCGGGCCGGGCCGGGCGATCCAGCGGTGCACGGCGAGCAGCCAGGCGACCACCAGCGGCGCCATCACCGCGTCGATCATGGCGACGCCCGCGTAGAAGGCGGTGGCCGGCAGGGTCGCCGCCGCGACCGCGCCGAGCAGCGCGTACGAGCGGCGCAGCTGGAACAGCCGGCGACCGAACAGGTACGCCAGCGGCAGCAGCGTCGAGTTCACCATCGCGTTGATCAGCTGGACGATCCGGTAGCTGTCGGTGAAGTCCCGGTCCCCGAGGAACGCCGGCGAGATCAGCATCGGGTAGCCGACCCGGCGCAAAAGGTCGTTCTCGCTGCTGAAGCCCCCCGGGCCGCCCGCGAGGGCGCGGGCGGTGTTCAGGTAGCTGTCCTCGTCGGTGTGCGCGATCGGCAGCGCGATGTGCCGGGACCACCACATCCGCCAGGCCACGCTGAGCACCCAACCGACGACCAGCAGCAGCGGCACCAGCCAACGCCGGGTGGTCGGGCCGCTCGGCGTCTCGGCTCCCACCACCGGCCGTTCGATCACGTCACTACCGGGTGCCATCAACGCCTCCAGAATTGCCGGCCGGACCGGGGCCACGCCGATCCGACGGGCCCGCCGGCCGGCGTCGGTGACGCACGGGGTGACCCGCTCGCACCGAGCCGGTGTGGATGTCAGGTGAACGCGGGACCCGGCTGCGCGCAGGGGTCGCCGGGTCGTTCGCGCGGTCACTGTAACGGCCCGATCCGGCCAGGTCAGCCCACATCCGGGGCGGTCGGAAGTGTTCGCCTACGCGGTGTCCGGCATTCACGGGAGCAGAGGTTGCGGTTCACCCGCGAGCGCCGAGGAGTTAACCCGCCATGGCTAGCGTGTCACCCCGGTCGGCCGGCCCAGGGCCGCTCGTTCATCCACGAACACGGGAGCCACACATTGAGTGAGTTGAATGGATCGTCCATTCTGATCACCGGAGGAACTGGTTCCTTCGGCAGGACGTTCCTCCGGCACATCCTCAACGAGGCCGACCCCGCCAGAGTGGTGGTGTTCTCCCGCGACGAGCTCAAGCAGTACGAGCTGCGCCAGCAACTCGGCGACGACCCGCGGCTGCGCTGGTTCATCGGCGACATCCGGGACCGGCACCGCCTCACCCGGGCCATGCACGGCGTGGACCACGTGGTGCACGCCGCCGCGTTGAAGCAGGTGGACACCGCGGAGTACAACCCCTCGGAGTACATCGCCACAAACATCACCGGCTCCCAGCACGTCGTCGACGCGGCGATCGAGGCCGGCGTCAAGAAGGTCATCGCGCTCTCCACCGACAAGGCGTCCAGCCCGATCAACCTGTACGGCGCGACGAAGCTGGTCGGCGACAAGCTGTTCGTCTCGGCCAACCACTACGCCGCCCAGCACCCCACCCGGTTCGCCGTGGTGCGCTACGGCAACGTGGTGGGCAGCCGCGGTTCGGTCGTCCCGCTGTTCCGTCGGCTGGCCGCCGAGGGCAAGAGCCTGCCGATCACCGACAAGCGGATGACCCGCTTCTGGATCACGCTCGACCAGGCCGTGCAGTTCGTCATGGACTCGTTCGACCAGATGCAGGGCGGCGAGCTGTTCGTGCCGCGTATCCCGAGCATGCGCATCCTCGACCTGGTCGAGGCCGTGGCCCCGGACGCCACCACCCACGAGATCGGGATCCGGCCGGGCGAGAAGCTGCACGAGGAGATGATCGCGCCCGACGACAGCCGGCGGACGCTGCGCGCCGACGGCCGGTTCATCGTCCAGCCCACCATCGCCACCTGGGGTTACCAGCCGCCGGTGGACTGCGACCCGGTGCCGGACGGCTTCGCCTACCAGTCGGACACCAACGACGAGTGGCTCACCGTCGAGCAGTTGCGCGACATGCTCGGCATCAACGGATGACGGGGATGCTCCCGTACGGCCGGCAGTCGATCAACGAGGACGACGTCGCGGCCGTCGCCGACGTGCTGCGCGGCGACTGGCTCACCACAGGTCCGCAGGTCGACGCCTTCGAGGCCGACCTCGCCCGGTGGACCGGCGGGGTCGGTGTCGCCGCCGTCTCCAACGGCACCGCGGCGCTGCACGTGGCGTACGCGGCGGCCGGGGTGGGACCGGGCGACGAGGTGGTCGTCCCGCCGATGACGTTCGTGGCGACCGCCAGCAGCGCGGTCGCCCTCGGCGCGACCATCGTGTTCGCCGACGTCGACGACGAGACGTTCTGCCTCGACCCGGCGGCGGCCGCCGCGGCGGTGACCTCGCGGACGAAGGTCGTCGCCGCTGTCGACTACGCCGGGCACCCCGCCGACTACGACGCGCTGCGCACGTCGGTCGAGGGCAGCGACGCGCTGCTGCTCGCCGACGCGGCCCACTCGATCGGCGGGACGTACCACGGTCGGCCGGTCGGTTCGCTCGCCGACCTGACCACGTTCTCGTTCTTCCCCACCAAGAACCTGACCACCGCCGAGGGCGGCGCCGTCGCGGCGCTGGACCCGGACATCCTGAGGCGGGCCCGCCGGTTCCGTGGCGTCGGCGTGGTCCGCGAACGTGACGACCTGCGTTTCCCCGACGAGGGTGGCTGGCACCAGGAGGTGCACGAGTTCGGGCTGAACTACCGGCTACCGGACGTGCTCTGTGCCCTGGGCCGCAGCCAACTACGTCGGCTCGGCGAGTTCACCGCCCGCCGCAGCGCCCTGGTCGCCCGCTACGACGAGGCGCTGGCCGACCTGGACGGCGTGCTGCTGCCGACCCGCAGGTCGTGGGCCGACCCGGCCTGGCACCTCTACCCGATCCGGGTGCTCGACGGTCGCCGTCGCGAGGTGTACGACCGGATGCGGGCCGCCGGCATCGGCGTCCAGGTCAACTACCTCCCGGTGCACTGGCACCCGGCGTTCGCCGACCTGGGCTACCGGCGCGGATCCTGCCCGGTGGCCGAGTCGTTCTACTCCCAACAGCTGTCGCTACCGCTCTACCCGGGGCTCAGCGACGCCGACCAGGACCGCGTCATCGACGCGCTGACCGCCGCGGTGCGGGTCGGCTCGGTGCGTTCCGCCGCCTGATGGGAACCTGATGCACCACGCCAACCACTTCTACGGCCACGCGCACGTGCTGGCCCGGTACGCCGGCCTCGGCGACCGGCACCCACCACGGATCAACGGGTACGTGCAGCACGGCTGGAACATCGGTGACGGCCTCGCCCCCGGCCACCCGTACGCCGAACGCACCCCCAGCCTGCTCTGGTCCGAGCAGACCCGCCGCCGGGCCTGGTCGGTGGGGCGACGCAACGTGGTCGTCATCGGCGCGCCGTTCACCTACCTGCTGGCCCTGCGACCCGAGGAACCACCGGCGGAGGAACGGGAGGGCACCATCTGGTACCCGTTCCACGGCTGGGAGGGTCAGCACGTCAAGGGCGACCACCGCAAACTGATCGCCCTCATCCAGGACACCGAGCCCGGCCCGGTCACGGTCTGCCTCTACTGGCACGAGTACCGGATGCGCAACGTGCGCCGGCTCTACGAGCGCGCCGGGTTCCGGGTGATCTGCCACGGCTACCGGGGGCACTGGTGGAAGGACACCGACCCGGAGTTCCTCGACCGACAGCTCACCGAGCTGCGCCGTCACCGCCGGGTAGCATCCAACCGGCTGACCAGCGCGATCTTCTACGGCATCGCGGCGGGGTGCGAGCCGGCGGTCTACGGCGACCCGATGATCCTGTCCAACGAGGACCCCACCTTCGGCGGCACCGCCCGGATCCGACGGCAGTGGCCACAGCTGCACGGCACCACCGTCGACCTGCCCACCGCGGTCGAGATCGCCCGCGCCGAGTTGGGCACCGACCACCGATGCACGCCCGCCGAGCTCCGCGAGCTGCTCGGTTGGGCGCACCTTCAGGAGGAAGAGGAAGACCGTGACGACTGAGACGGCACCCGCCGGCCGGATCACCCTGCCGGGCGGCGAGATGCTGGCCTGGTCGGACCTGCCGCAGGAGCGGCTGGCCAACGGTGGACCCCTCGCCGCGCTGGCCGCCCGGCTGGTGCCGCCCGGCGCCCGGGTCCTGGTGGCCGGTCCACACGACCCGGCGCTGCTCGACCAACTCACCCACGCCGAGGTGACCTGCCTGCTGCGCAGCCACCCGGACGCGGTGGCGCTGGCGCACCGGGCCGCCCGCGTGGTGGTGGGTGGCCCGAGCGGGCTGCCCGACGACGAGACGTACGACGTGGTGATCGCGGCCGCCGGGCTGGACCCGGTCGAGTCGGTGGAGGGCGCCCGGCTCGGCTGGGACGGTGTGCTGGCCCGACTCGCCGCCGCGGTACGACCGGGTGGTGCGTTGCTGCTGCGCCTGGACAACCCGCTGGGCCTGCACCGGCTCGTCGACACCACCCCCTGGTACGCCCTCCGGGACGACTCCGCCTGGATGATCGGCGGCGTGTTGGACCGCGCCCACCCGGCCAACCGGGACCAGCTGCGCGAGCGGCTCCGCGCGGCGGGGCTGCGGCCGGCCGCGTGCTGGGCCGCGTACCCCGATGTCAACACCCCGACCGCGCTGCTGGACGCCGACCACCTCGACCGGGACGCGGGCTCCGGTCTGTTCGACGCGGTGCTGCACGGCGCCTGCGCCGGGGGTTTCACCAGCGCCACAGTGCTCCAGGACCCGGCCCGGCTGGCGGTGGACGCGCTGCACGCCGGACGCGCCGCCGACCTCGCACCGAGCTGGCTGACCCTCGCCCACCGGCCCACCGACCCCACGGACCCGACCACGCCGACCGCCGATCCGGACCTGCCGGTGGCTCTCATGCAGACCGGTCGCCCCGGGATCGGCGTGCTGGAGGTGCTGCACGGCCCCTCCGGCTGGCGCTGGGGGCTCATCCCGGCCGTCGACGCGACGACGCCGGCCGTCGCGCCGTTCGCCAGCCGCGAGGCCGCCTACCGGGACGTGGACGCGCTGTCCGGGCCGGTGCCGTCCGGCCGGCTGCTGCGTACCCTGCTGCTCGACGCGGCCCTGCGCCGCGACCTGGCCACCCTGCGCGCGCTGCTGCACGGGTACGCGGGCTGGCTCGCCGACCAGGCCGACACCGACGGTCGGATCGCCGGCGCGGCGGCGCTGGCCGGCACCGACAACGTCGTTGTCGACGGCGAGCGGTACGCGGTGCTCGACCCCAGCTGGCGGGCCACCGCCGCGCTGCCCGCCGACGTGGTGCTCGCCCGCGGCCTGTGGCGCTTCGCCGCGGGCCTGCTCACCGGCGGGTACGCCCACCCGTGGTCGTCCACTCTCGACGTAGCGGGCCTGACCGTGGTGCTCGGCGGCCTCGCCGGCCACGACCTCGACCGCGCGACAGTCGACGAGGCGGTGGAGGCCGAGGCGGCCATCGCCGCCGCGCTGCACGGGTTGGACGCCGGCGGCACTGTCGACCTCGCCGCCGAGCTGCACGCCGTCGCGCCGACCGACCCGCCGGTCGGCGGGCACAGCTACCAGCAGCTGCGCGAGGCGTGGCTGCGCCAGCGCGAAGAACTCACCCGGTTGGCCGCGCTGACCGCGTGGACAGAGGAGTTGCTCACCTCGCGGGAACGGGCGCTGCGCCGGGCCGAGACGACGATCCACCTGCTCAGCGGGTCGCTCAGCTACCGGGTGGGCCGGCTCGCCATCACCCCGGCCCGGCTGGCCAAGCGGGGCGCCCGCGCCGCCAAACGCCGGGCCACCGCGGTGCTCGCCCCCAAGCAGGAGGAGCAGCAGTGACCGGCGTACTCCCCACCGACGGCTCCGGGCCACGGATCGTCGGCATCGTGCAGGCGCGTATGGGTTCGTCCCGACTGCCCGGCAAGGTGCTCCGCCCGCTCGCCGGACGGTCCGTGCTGGGCCGGGTCGTACGCGCCGCCCGGGACAGCGGCGTCCTGGCCGACCTGGTGGTCGCCACCAGCACCGACACCGTCGACGACGCGGTGGCCGTCGAATGCGCGCGGCTCGACGTGCCGTGCCACCGCGGGCCGGTCGACGACGTGCTGGACCGCTTCGTGGGCGCCCTCGCGGCACACCCGGGGGACGCCGTCATGCGGTTCACCGCCGACTGCCCCCTGCTCGACCCGGAGATCATCGCCCTGGTCGCGTCGGTGTACCGGGCGGTCCCCGGGCTGGACTACGCGAGCACCTCGATCGCCCGGACCCTGCCCCGCGGGCTGGACGTCGAGATCATCCGAGCGGAGACCCTCCGCACCCTGGGCCGGCTCGCCACCGACCACCACCGGGTGCACGTGACCTCGTACGCGTACACCCACCCGGAGCTGTTCCGGGTGCTCGGGGTGACGCTCACCCCGGACCGCTCCGCGCTGCGGCTGACCCTCGACACCGAGCAGGACTGGGCGCTGGTCAGCGCGATCATCGACCACTTCGGTGACGTCAGCGTGCCGCTCGCCAAGCTCGCCGACTGGCTCGACGGTCAGCCCAGGCTGCGCTCGCTCAACGCCGACGTACGACAGAAGCCGCTGGAGGAGTCCTGAGCACCCTGAGGGTCGGGTTGCGCTGCGACGCCGGGCCACGGCGCGGCGTCGGCCACCTCGTCCGCTGCCTGGCGCTCGCCGAGGAGTTCCTCGCCCGGGGCGCCGACGTCACGGTGTTCGGCACCGTCGAACGCCTCGACTGGGCAACCGCGGAGCTGGCCGCCCGGGGCATCCCGCTGCTCCCCGGCCCGGACTCGGCGGCCGAACTGGTCGAGACGGCCCGCCGACACCACCTGGACGTGCTGGTCCTCGACTCCTACGAACTGGACCCGGCCGGGGCCGGCGCCCTACGCGCCGCCGGCGTGTACACCCTCGCCATCATCGACGGCGACAGCCGAGGCCAGGTCGCGGACCTCTACCTCGACCAGAACTTCGGAGCGGAGCTGCCCGGCCCGGGTGCCGTGCCGGGCCTGGGTGCCGGCGTGGGGTTGCCCGGCCGGTTGCTCGCCGGGAGCGGGTACGCCCTGCTGCGCGACACCGTGATCAGCGCCCGGCCACCGGTCGCCCCGCCCGCCACGGCGGTCGGCCGCCCCCGGGTGCTGGCCTTCTTCGGCGGCACCGACGCGGTCGGCGCGGCCCCGGTCCTGACCCGGGTGCTGGTGGCCACCGGTCACCCGATGGACCTCACAGTCATCGTGGGGCGACCGGAGATCGAAGCCGAGGTCGAGGACGTCACCCCCGGCCGGGGGCAGATCATCCGACCGGTCCCGCCCACCACCTCGCTACCGGCACTGATCACCGAAGCCGACCTGGTGGTCAGCGCCGCCGGCACGTCCACCTGGGAACTCTGCTGCCTCGGCGCACCCACTGCACTGGTCTGCGTGGTCGACAACCAACGTGAGTCGTACACCCGGGTGGTGCGACACGGCCTGGCCGCCGGCCTCGGCGAGCTTCCCGAGCTGACCGCCGGCGGCGTCGCCGGACGAGCCGCCCGCGCGACGGCGGCGCGGACCCTGCACGGGCTGCTCAGCTCACCGCAGCGGCGCACGACGCTCGCCGCGCGGGCCTGGTCCACTGTCGACGGGCAGGGCCGGGCGCGGGTCGTGGACGCGGTGTTCGACGCCGTACGCGCCGCCGCCGTCACCGGCTGACCACAGCCGGCCACGGGCCCCGACTCAGGGCTAGCACGGGTGTACGAAAGTGCTGCTAGGGTGGTTGCATGACGCCTGCCGCCTACCAGCCGTCGATGCTCGACCTGGCCGACGCCGGGCCGACCCTGGGGCCACTGCCCGGCCAGATCCGCCGACACCAGCTCAGCCGAGGCGCCTGGGTCGACCACCTCCCCGGCTGGGTGCGCGGCTCCGACACGGTCCTCGACACCCTGCTCGCCGAGGTGCCCTGGCGTGCCGAACGGCGCACCATGTATGAGACCGAGGTCGACGTGCCCCGCCTGCTCTGCTGGTACGACGGCGCGCGGCAACTCCCCCACCCCGTGCTCACCGACGCGCGGGCCGCGCTCACCGAGCACTACGCGCCCGAGCTGGGCGAACCCTTCGTCACCGCCGGCCTGTGCCTCTACCGTTCCGGGCGCGACAGCGTGGCCTGGCACGGCGACACCATCGGCCGCTCGGCGCACACCGACACGATCGTCGCGATCGTCTCCTTCGGAGCACCCCGACCGCTGCTGCTACGCCCGCGCGGCGGCGGCGAGAGCCTGCGCTTCCCGGTGGGCCACGGCGACCTGATCGTCATGGGCGGCTCCTGCCAACGCACCTGGGAACACGCCATCCCCAAGACCGCCCGCCCCGTCGGCCCGCGGGTGAGCGTCCAGTTCCGCCCCCACAACGTCGCCTGACTGTGGCTCGGCTAGGCCGGAATCAGACGTTCCAGGCGGCGGCGGACCTCCTCGGCTGCGGGGTCGCCCACGTCCTCATAGATCCGCGCGGCCAGGCGCCAAGCGACGGCGGCGGCGTTCCGGTCACCCATCCCCTCCCGGGTTTCCCCGAGTCGGATGAGGGTCTCAGCCTCGTGATACCGGTCCGCGGAGTCGCGAAAGAGTTCGATCGCTTGCTCGTAGCAGTTGGCCGCGCGGTCACGTTCACCGAGGCGGTCGTAGGCGAAGCCGAGGCTGTCCAGCGTCGCGGCCTGACCGTTGCGGTCGTCGGACAGTCGTTGCTGGTCGAGGGCCTCGGTGCAGCTGGCGATGGCCTGAACATAGTCGCCGGTGGTGGCGAGTAGCCAACCGATCGCGTTGAGCGTCCGGGCCTCGCCTGCGTGATTGCCGACCGACCGGTAGAGCCGCAGCGCCTCGCGACCGTGTGCGAGCGCCTCGTCGAGCCGACCGTCCAGGTAGCAGAGTTCGCAGTAGTTGTGCAGCGTCTGGGCCTGGCCGATCGGGTCGCCGAGACGTTCGTGCAGCTCAAGTGCGCGCTTGAGCCGGTACTCGGCCGTGGTGCGGTCGCCCAGTCGGGTCAGCGCGCGGGAGACCAGCCGGTTGGCGACGGCCTGACCGGCGATGTCGTCGATCTTCTCCGCGGCGCCCAGCGCGACCTCTTGGATGGCGAGCTGGTCCTGCCACAGCCCGCGCGGCGCCACGAAGGTGGTCAGCGCCCACGCGATCTGCCAGGCGTACGTTTCGAAACCGTTCTCGGCAGCCTGTCGGACCACCCGGACCAGTACTCGATGCTCCGCCGTGAACCAGGCGAGCGCGCCGTCGTGATCGGTCACCGGCCGCCTGACGGGTACGGGCAGCGGCGGCACCGGCTCGATCGGAGGCCACTGCGGCTGAAGGAGCCGGGCGGCCGGATAGGCGGCGTGCAGGTAGTGGTCGTACAGGCGCTGTCGGGCTGCGCCGTGTTCGTCGCCACGCTCCGACGACTGTGCGAGCTCGGCCGCATACGCGCGCAGAAGATCGTGGAAGGCGAACCGGCCGGGCGCCTGCTCCGCCAGCAGATGCAGCCGGGTCAGTTCCCGCAGGATCGGAGTAACGGCCGCGGCCGACACACCGGCGAGCGCCGAGGCCGCTGCGGTGGTCAGGTCCGGGCCCGGATGCAGCCCCAGCAGGGTGAACAACCGGGCCGCGTCCACCCCCAGGGCCAGGAACGACCACGAGAAGACGCGCCGGACGTCGCCGTCGGCCAAGGCGTCCAGCCTCGCCTCGGCCGAGTGCAGTTCGGCCGCGATCGCGCTGAGCGGGAACGTGGGATGGGTCGCGACACGCGCCGCCACTATCGACAGTGCCAGCGGAAGCCGGCCTGCGGCCTCGATGATGTCGGCCACCGCCACCGACTCGGAGGCGAGCCGGCTGACCCCGAGACGCCTGGCCAGCAGGCTCCTCGACTCCTCCACCGTCAGCACGTCCAGTGTCAACGGCGTGGCGCACTCGGCGGCGATCAGGCCGCCGAGCCGGTCACGGCTGGTGACCACGACCATGCAACGGCCCGCACCGGGCAGCAGGGCGCGCACCTGGGCGGAGTCGCGAGCGTTGTCGAGCACCAGGAGCATCCGGCGGGAGGCCAGCAGGCTGCGGTAGAGACCAGTCCGGGCCTCCATGTCGGAGGGTATCCGGGCGTGCGGCACGCCGAGCGCTTCGAGGAAGCCGGACAGGGCGTCGGGCGGGGACACCGCGCCGGCTTCGTCGTAGCCGCGAAGGTTCACATAGAGCTGGCCGTCCGGGAAGCGGTCGGCAACCCGGTGCGCCCAGTGCAACGCCAGGGCCGTCTTGCCGACACCGGCCATCCCGGACACCACGGAGACGGCCACGCTCGTCGACCCGTCAGCCCTGCTGTGCAGAAGCCCGTCGAGGCCCGCCAACTCGGCGCTGCGTCCGACGAACTCCGGCACCGCACGCGGCAGTTGCTCGGGGTGCTGGATGAGCGGCCCCACTGTCGTCTCCGGCGCCGGCAGGTCCGGCCCCGCCGGCGGTTGCGCCGTCAGGCCCGGGCGGTGATGCAGGATGTCGTCGTACAGCGTGACGAGCTCGGGCGCGGGATCGAGGCCAGTCTCCTCCGCCAGCGTCTGTCGGGCCTGCCGGAAAGCATCCAGTGCGCCGGCTACGTCTCCGATGCGGTACAGGCTGAGCATCAGCTGGCCCCATGCCCGCTGCCGCAACGGATGCCGGTCGAGCAGGCCGCGCAACCGGTGCACCACGTCGGCCGATGCGCCGAGAGCCAGCACCGCCTCGGCGTAGTCCTCCTCGACGAGCAGCCGGCGCTCCTCCAACTGCGCCACCCGCCGAGCCAGCGTCGAGCGCAGCGGCAGGTCGGACAGCGGCGCACCACGCCACAGGCGCGCCGCGGCGGAGAGTTCGGCCTCGGCCCGGTCCAGATCGGAAACGGCCAGCGCCTCGCGGCCCCGCGCCGCCGCGGCGTCGAACAGGTCCAGGTCCCGTTCGCCCGGGCCCACCCGCAGCAGGTAACCGCCGGCCGCAGCGGTTATCCCGTCCCAGGTCACCCCACCGCCCAGCGACCGCCGCAACCCGCGCACATAGGTGCGCAGGTTCGCGGCGGCCGACGCCGGCTCGTCGTCACCCCACAGCATCGCGGTCAACTCGTTGGTGCCGACGACCTCATTCGGGCGCAACAGCAGGGTCGCCAGCAGGAGACGCTGCTTCACCGATCCCAGTGGAACCAGCCGGCCATCGCGGTACACCCGGAACGGGCCAAGGAGTTCGAAACGCAACCAGGCACCTCACATGTGGGCGCTGCACTGTGCCGCCACGCGTACCGCACCCGGACAGGCGGGCGAGTAGATGAGCTGTGCGTGAGTTGTGCGGCGGTTGTACCGGCCCCACCGTACCTTCTCCAAGGGGGGCCTCGGAGCGGTGAGGACGGTTC belongs to Micromonospora ureilytica and includes:
- a CDS encoding DegT/DnrJ/EryC1/StrS family aminotransferase; protein product: MTGMLPYGRQSINEDDVAAVADVLRGDWLTTGPQVDAFEADLARWTGGVGVAAVSNGTAALHVAYAAAGVGPGDEVVVPPMTFVATASSAVALGATIVFADVDDETFCLDPAAAAAAVTSRTKVVAAVDYAGHPADYDALRTSVEGSDALLLADAAHSIGGTYHGRPVGSLADLTTFSFFPTKNLTTAEGGAVAALDPDILRRARRFRGVGVVRERDDLRFPDEGGWHQEVHEFGLNYRLPDVLCALGRSQLRRLGEFTARRSALVARYDEALADLDGVLLPTRRSWADPAWHLYPIRVLDGRRREVYDRMRAAGIGVQVNYLPVHWHPAFADLGYRRGSCPVAESFYSQQLSLPLYPGLSDADQDRVIDALTAAVRVGSVRSAA
- a CDS encoding class I SAM-dependent methyltransferase, translated to MTTETAPAGRITLPGGEMLAWSDLPQERLANGGPLAALAARLVPPGARVLVAGPHDPALLDQLTHAEVTCLLRSHPDAVALAHRAARVVVGGPSGLPDDETYDVVIAAAGLDPVESVEGARLGWDGVLARLAAAVRPGGALLLRLDNPLGLHRLVDTTPWYALRDDSAWMIGGVLDRAHPANRDQLRERLRAAGLRPAACWAAYPDVNTPTALLDADHLDRDAGSGLFDAVLHGACAGGFTSATVLQDPARLAVDALHAGRAADLAPSWLTLAHRPTDPTDPTTPTADPDLPVALMQTGRPGIGVLEVLHGPSGWRWGLIPAVDATTPAVAPFASREAAYRDVDALSGPVPSGRLLRTLLLDAALRRDLATLRALLHGYAGWLADQADTDGRIAGAAALAGTDNVVVDGERYAVLDPSWRATAALPADVVLARGLWRFAAGLLTGGYAHPWSSTLDVAGLTVVLGGLAGHDLDRATVDEAVEAEAAIAAALHGLDAGGTVDLAAELHAVAPTDPPVGGHSYQQLREAWLRQREELTRLAALTAWTEELLTSRERALRRAETTIHLLSGSLSYRVGRLAITPARLAKRGARAAKRRATAVLAPKQEEQQ
- a CDS encoding GNAT family N-acetyltransferase, which produces MNGEESETYVLREATTDDVHLMLSWRNQETNRQVSKTSHEITAEEHARWWSTVRDDRSRRVLVYVRDDRPCGVVTFFDLRLDGPRTGAWGFYLDADGLAGRDETLPAWLGVMREAVEYAFDGLHLDRLDGEVLGHNTVVRQMNRRFRFVEGTPRQELSDGREITVIPISLARADRRQR
- the pseB gene encoding UDP-N-acetylglucosamine 4,6-dehydratase (inverting), with the translated sequence MSELNGSSILITGGTGSFGRTFLRHILNEADPARVVVFSRDELKQYELRQQLGDDPRLRWFIGDIRDRHRLTRAMHGVDHVVHAAALKQVDTAEYNPSEYIATNITGSQHVVDAAIEAGVKKVIALSTDKASSPINLYGATKLVGDKLFVSANHYAAQHPTRFAVVRYGNVVGSRGSVVPLFRRLAAEGKSLPITDKRMTRFWITLDQAVQFVMDSFDQMQGGELFVPRIPSMRILDLVEAVAPDATTHEIGIRPGEKLHEEMIAPDDSRRTLRADGRFIVQPTIATWGYQPPVDCDPVPDGFAYQSDTNDEWLTVEQLRDMLGING
- a CDS encoding PseG/SpsG family protein, with the translated sequence MSTLRVGLRCDAGPRRGVGHLVRCLALAEEFLARGADVTVFGTVERLDWATAELAARGIPLLPGPDSAAELVETARRHHLDVLVLDSYELDPAGAGALRAAGVYTLAIIDGDSRGQVADLYLDQNFGAELPGPGAVPGLGAGVGLPGRLLAGSGYALLRDTVISARPPVAPPATAVGRPRVLAFFGGTDAVGAAPVLTRVLVATGHPMDLTVIVGRPEIEAEVEDVTPGRGQIIRPVPPTTSLPALITEADLVVSAAGTSTWELCCLGAPTALVCVVDNQRESYTRVVRHGLAAGLGELPELTAGGVAGRAARATAARTLHGLLSSPQRRTTLAARAWSTVDGQGRARVVDAVFDAVRAAAVTG
- a CDS encoding acyl carrier protein gives rise to the protein MNELSRAQIRDLMAQVLKNQDKELPADDATQLREIGFRSLDFSELALRVEDETGEELNFDAPGLRRIATVGDVLDFLVELQHQ
- a CDS encoding glycosyltransferase family protein, with amino-acid sequence MTGVLPTDGSGPRIVGIVQARMGSSRLPGKVLRPLAGRSVLGRVVRAARDSGVLADLVVATSTDTVDDAVAVECARLDVPCHRGPVDDVLDRFVGALAAHPGDAVMRFTADCPLLDPEIIALVASVYRAVPGLDYASTSIARTLPRGLDVEIIRAETLRTLGRLATDHHRVHVTSYAYTHPELFRVLGVTLTPDRSALRLTLDTEQDWALVSAIIDHFGDVSVPLAKLADWLDGQPRLRSLNADVRQKPLEES